In a single window of the Osmerus eperlanus chromosome 4, fOsmEpe2.1, whole genome shotgun sequence genome:
- the LOC134019296 gene encoding C-type lectin domain family 4 member E-like has protein sequence MEMSGDRVYDNITFEPKNQVNTGGTSAEEEGVDKHVNCGNPDIRDTATVIPSTGQGAVSERSRYKPAAACLGVLCVLLLAWVTALGVIYFNTTVERDDLKRRLSEVTCPDGWLKFGCRCYYVSTEKKNWAASRQDCRGRGADLVIINSLEEQLFLNNLTKGAWIGMTDTVTEGTWIWVDGTPLTSPLFWLPGIPDNYWRKFSSDCGIFSTLPWATPPLTWNDISCNYTTSWVCERADG, from the exons ATGGAGATGTCTGGAGACCGTGTCTACGACAATATTACCTTTGAACCAAAGAATCAGGTCAACACTGGAGGGACAAGTGCTGAGGAAGAGGGTGTCGACAAACATGTAAATTGTGGCAATCCTGATATCAGAGACACGGCTACGGTTATCCCAAGTACTGGACAAGGAGCAG tttCAGAGAGGAGTCGCTATAAACCTGCAGCAGCGTGTCTAGGGgtgctgtgtgttctcctgctgGCTTGGGTCACAGCACTGGGAGTCATCT atTTCAACACtactgtggagagagatgacctTAAGAGGAGGCTAAGTG AGGTCACTTGTCCTGATGGCTGGCTGAAGTTTGGTTGTAGATGTTACTATGTCTCTACTGAGAAGAAGAACTGGGCTGCCAGCAGACAGGActgtagagggagaggagcagacctGGTGATCATAAACAGCCTAGAggaacag TTATTCCTGAATAACCTCACCAAGGGTGCGTGGATTGGTATGACTGACACAGTAACAGAAGGGACCTGGATCTGGGTGGATGGAACACCACTGACTTCACCACT GTTCTGGCTGCCCGGTATTCCTGACAATTACTGGAGAAAGTTTAGTTCGGACTGTGGTATATTCTCCACATTGCCATGGGCCACTCCTCCCCTGACATGGAACGACATCTCATGTAATTATACCACCTCCTGGGTCTGTGAGAGAGCTGATGGTTAA
- the sult1st5 gene encoding sulfotransferase family 1, cytosolic sulfotransferase 5 isoform X1 translates to MANNDQTKPELRTRSSLKEIQGIPLLEPIVTNWDRVKKFKAFPEDLLIATYPKAGTTWTQEIVDLILNHGDADQARRAPTHVRMPFLEMTAPNPTLSGITQLEKMGPPRVIKTHLPIQLVPKTFWDAGCKIIYVARNAKDNVVSYFHFDRMNLVQPEPGPWPQYLHKFMKGQLGWGSWYEHVKGYWRERENKPILYLFFEDMKKDPAKEIRRISEFLGQNTSDQLIDNIMQMTTFAAMRENPMANYSTIPETIFDRQASEFLRKGEVGDWKNHFSSQENKVFEEHYNTMMADVDIPFCFSV, encoded by the exons ATGGCAAACAATGATCAAACAAAG CCGGAGTTAAGGACCCGTTCCTCTCTGAAAGAGATTCAAGGAATACCATTGTTAGAGCCAATCGTGACAAACTGGGACAGAGTTAAGAAATTCAAAGCATTCCCAGAGGACTTGCTAATTGCCACATATCCAAAAGCGG GAACCACATGGACCCAGGAGATTGTGGATCTGATCCTCAATCATGGGGATGCAGACCAGGCCAGACGTGCACCGACACATGTTCGAATGCCTTTTCTAGAGATGACTGCCCCAAATCCAACTCTGTCTG GGATTACACAGTTAGAGAAGATGGGACCACCTCGTGTCATCAAGACTCATCTTCCCATCCAGCTTGTTCCTAAAACATTCTGGGACGCAGGCTGCAAG ATCATCTACGTGGCACGCAATGCTAAGGACAACGTGGTGTCATATTTTCATTTTGATCGGATGAATCTAGTTCAGCCAGAGCCCGGGCCATGGCCACAGTATCTGCACAAGTTCATGAAAGGACAGT TAGGGTGGGGCTCCTGGTACGAGCATGTGAAAGGCtactggagggaaagagaaaacaaGCCAATCCTCTACCTTTTCTTTGAGGACATGAAGAAG GACCCTGCTAAGGAGATTCGTCGCATATCTGAATTCCTGGGACAGAACACATCAGATCAGCTGATTGACAACATCATGCAAATGACGACCTTTGCAGCCATGCGAGAAAACCCCATGGCCAACTACTCTACAATACCAGAGACCATCTTCGATCGTCAGGCATCAGAGTTCTTAAGGAAGG GAGAAGTCGGAGACTGGAAGAACCATTTTAGTTCACAGGAAAACAAAGTGTTTGAAGAACATTACAACACAATGATGGCTGATGTTGACATTCCATTTTGTTTCTcagtttaa
- the szrd1 gene encoding SUZ domain-containing protein 1, with amino-acid sequence MDDEVAESWEEAADSGEMERRLEEKLRISQKERVSSSNTSHSPLKTAIVIQEDSLPVAPPPQIRILKRPSSNGSLGSPSSQNRPTPQVKSLAQREAEYAEARKRILGSASPEESPQEKPNTESCRQGRTNSAHPLEESRSNNQAVRQPAGPDGTQGFRQHR; translated from the exons ATGGATGATGAGGTTGCCGAAAGTTGGGAGGAAGCCGCAGACAGTGGG GAAATGGAAAGAAGATTAGAAGAGAAGCTTAGGATcagccagaaagagag GGTGTCCAGCAGCAACACTTCACATTCGCCATTGAAGACAGCCATTGTGATCCAGGAGGACTCCCTCCCCGTGGCCCCCCCGCCCCAGATCCGCATCCTGAAGAGGCCCTCCAGTAACGGGTCGTTAGGGTCCCCCTCATCCCAGAACAGGCCCACGCCGCAGGTGAAGTCCTTGGCTCAGCGTGAGGCAGAGTACGCAGAGGCCAGAAAGAGAATATTGGGGAGTGCCTCTCCCGAAGAGTCGCCTCAAGAGAAGCCTAACACAGAAAG CTGCAGACAAGGGCGCACAAACTCTGCTCATCCTTTAGAGGAGTCACGATCAAACAATCAGGCAGTCCGCCAACCAGCAGGGCCTGATGGCACACAAGGTTTCCGCCAGCACAGATAA
- the LOC134019298 gene encoding transmembrane protein 82-like: MFSFITSFLPNLPEWLTLDANPLESLLQGVVGACGISILCNLLRVHLFLESERNEDSSKDTSSQKKSSHQGNVTSGIGGTLQFWFLTGIISVVGSRVTSLVVLEFTLRAVSAWFTAGSESSTFLRQQLVQCQFSLGCALSCSLHFLHEGAAQRWLCLLLAAALSSYMAKQAVRLHLHVRRLYRLHSSQRYCGVCISLLSSGSSVLPSLNKALVITFTVAAVAAISVINKHFLSATEALRFWTPLTICYTLLVVYMQEEQHRQSSGQAVLNTVGVRLGGLMVLMLTIGRWADVFHIFMCFLGEAGCLIPTTDLLDDTPQEDEQFSRPDTENWRIQKTTSHKR; this comes from the exons ATGTTTTCATTTATAACATCGTTTCTCCCGAATTTACCGGAATGGCTTACGCTGGACGCAAATCCTCTGGAGAGTTTACTGCAAG GAGTTGTGGGCGCATGTGGAATATCAATACTATGCAACCTGTTGAGAGTTCACTTGTTCTTGGAGTCAGAAAG GAACGAGGACAGCAGTAAAGACACATCAAGCCAGAAGAAATCTAGCCATCAAGGCAATGTTACAAGTGGGATAGGTGGAACACTTCAGTTTTGGTTCCTGACAGGAATAATCTCTGTTGTGGGCTCTCGAGTAACCTCCCTTGTGGTTTTGGAATTTACCCTCAGAGCAGTCTCTGCTTGGTTCACTGCTGGGTCT GAGTCAAGTACGTTTCTGCGGCAACAGCTCGTTCAGTGCCAATTCTCTCTTGGCTGTGCGCTCAGCTGCAGTCTCCACTTTCTCCACGAGGGGGCGGCGCAACGCTGGCTCTGCTTGCTTCTGGCTGCAGCATTGAGCTCTTACATGGCCAAGCAAGCGGTGCGCCTGCATCTCCATGTCAGGAGACTGTACAGACTCCACAGCTCTCAGCGCTACTGCGGAGTGTGCATTTCGCTCTTGTCATCGGGCAGCTCTGTTCTACCATCTCTAAACAAGGCCCTTGTGATCACGTTCACAGTTGCTGCAGTGGCTGCCATATCGGTTATCAATAAACACTTCCTCTCTGCTACAGAAGCACTCAGGTTCTGGACACCACTGACTATCTGCTACACACTGCTGGTAGTGTACATGCAAG AGGAACAGCACCGCCAGTCCAGTGGGCAGGCTGTTCTCAATACAGTGGGGGTGCGTCTTGGGGGGTTAATGGTGCTGATGCTGACTATCGGGCGATGGGCAGATGTTTTCCACATATTCATGTGCTTCCTGGGCGAAGCAGGCTGTCTGATTCCCACCACAGATCTCCTGGATGATACACCACAG gaagatGAGCAGTTTTCGAGACCGGACACTGAGAACTGGAGGATCCAAAAGACCACAAGCCACAAGAGATAA
- the sult1st5 gene encoding sulfotransferase family 1, cytosolic sulfotransferase 5 isoform X2 gives MANNDQTKPELRTRSSLKEIQGIPLLEPIVTNWDRVKKFKAFPEDLLIATYPKAGTTWTQEIVDLILNHGDADQARRAPTHVRMPFLEMTAPNPTLSGITQLEKMGPPRVIKTHLPIQLVPKTFWDAGCKIIYVARNAKDNVVSYFHFDRMNLVQPEPGPWPQYLHKFMKGQWWGSWYEHVKGYWRERENKPILYLFFEDMKKDPAKEIRRISEFLGQNTSDQLIDNIMQMTTFAAMRENPMANYSTIPETIFDRQASEFLRKGEVGDWKNHFSSQENKVFEEHYNTMMADVDIPFCFSV, from the exons ATGGCAAACAATGATCAAACAAAG CCGGAGTTAAGGACCCGTTCCTCTCTGAAAGAGATTCAAGGAATACCATTGTTAGAGCCAATCGTGACAAACTGGGACAGAGTTAAGAAATTCAAAGCATTCCCAGAGGACTTGCTAATTGCCACATATCCAAAAGCGG GAACCACATGGACCCAGGAGATTGTGGATCTGATCCTCAATCATGGGGATGCAGACCAGGCCAGACGTGCACCGACACATGTTCGAATGCCTTTTCTAGAGATGACTGCCCCAAATCCAACTCTGTCTG GGATTACACAGTTAGAGAAGATGGGACCACCTCGTGTCATCAAGACTCATCTTCCCATCCAGCTTGTTCCTAAAACATTCTGGGACGCAGGCTGCAAG ATCATCTACGTGGCACGCAATGCTAAGGACAACGTGGTGTCATATTTTCATTTTGATCGGATGAATCTAGTTCAGCCAGAGCCCGGGCCATGGCCACAGTATCTGCACAAGTTCATGAAAGGACAGT GGTGGGGCTCCTGGTACGAGCATGTGAAAGGCtactggagggaaagagaaaacaaGCCAATCCTCTACCTTTTCTTTGAGGACATGAAGAAG GACCCTGCTAAGGAGATTCGTCGCATATCTGAATTCCTGGGACAGAACACATCAGATCAGCTGATTGACAACATCATGCAAATGACGACCTTTGCAGCCATGCGAGAAAACCCCATGGCCAACTACTCTACAATACCAGAGACCATCTTCGATCGTCAGGCATCAGAGTTCTTAAGGAAGG GAGAAGTCGGAGACTGGAAGAACCATTTTAGTTCACAGGAAAACAAAGTGTTTGAAGAACATTACAACACAATGATGGCTGATGTTGACATTCCATTTTGTTTCTcagtttaa
- the LOC134019297 gene encoding transmembrane protein 82-like, with translation MQEEQHRQSSGQAVLNTVGVRLGGLMVLMLTIGRWADVFHIFMCFLGEAGCLIPTTDLLDDTPQEDEQFSRPDTENWRIQKTTSHKR, from the exons ATGCAAG AGGAACAGCACCGCCAGTCCAGTGGGCAGGCTGTTCTCAATACAGTGGGGGTGCGTCTTGGGGGGTTAATGGTGCTGATGCTGACTATCGGGCGCTGGGCAGATGTTTTCCACATATTCATGTGCTTCCTGGGCGAAGCAGGCTGTCTGATTCCCACCACAGATCTCCTGGATGATACACCACAG gaagatGAGCAGTTTTCGAGACCGGACACTGAGAACTGGAGGATCCAAAAGACCACAAGCCACAAGAGATAA